In the genome of Streptomyces pactum, one region contains:
- a CDS encoding MerR family transcriptional regulator, giving the protein MHDDLLTIGRFARLCRLSVKQLRHYDETGLLSPVHVDAGTGYRYYAPGQARDALTIALLRDMDLPLAVIARALAAGPASRARILRGERDRLAERISRDRARLAMLDRLAEDGLPGYRVTLGREPERRLAVVRAVCDPAGIGERVAECAGRLLPALAAAGTGWEPPLWGLYPLDPAERMEMAVGAPVPAEAAPPGLERQVLPGGPVVETVHTGPYAQLPLAYHALLATVHERGLRPLAPAREAYLVGPAEAPPEELMTRVVIAVEEDRT; this is encoded by the coding sequence GTGCACGACGACCTCCTCACCATCGGGCGCTTCGCCCGGCTGTGCCGGCTCAGCGTCAAACAGCTGCGCCACTACGACGAGACCGGTCTGCTGTCGCCGGTCCACGTGGACGCCGGTACCGGCTACCGCTACTACGCCCCCGGACAGGCGCGGGACGCCCTGACCATCGCCCTGCTGCGCGACATGGACCTGCCGCTGGCGGTGATCGCCCGGGCCCTGGCCGCCGGGCCCGCGTCCCGGGCGCGCATCCTGCGCGGCGAACGCGACCGGCTGGCCGAGCGGATCAGCCGGGACCGGGCGCGGCTGGCGATGCTGGACCGGCTGGCGGAGGACGGCCTGCCCGGCTACCGGGTGACGCTGGGCCGGGAGCCGGAGCGGCGGCTGGCGGTGGTGCGGGCGGTCTGCGACCCCGCCGGGATCGGGGAGCGGGTCGCGGAGTGCGCGGGCCGGCTGCTGCCCGCCCTGGCCGCGGCCGGGACCGGGTGGGAACCGCCGCTGTGGGGGCTGTACCCGCTGGATCCGGCCGAGCGGATGGAGATGGCCGTCGGCGCGCCGGTGCCGGCCGAGGCGGCCCCGCCGGGCCTGGAGCGGCAGGTGCTGCCCGGCGGACCGGTGGTCGAGACCGTGCACACCGGGCCCTACGCCCAGCTTCCGCTGGCCTACCACGCCCTCCTCGCCACCGTCCACGAGCGCGGACTGCGCCCGCTGGCGCCGGCGCGGGAGGCTTACCTGGTGGGCCCGGCGGAGGCGCCCCCGGAGGAACTCATGACCCGGGTGGTCATCGCAGTCGAGGAGGACCGGACATGA
- a CDS encoding NUDIX hydrolase — MIVWLNGAFGAGKTTTARALVDLLPGSNLYDPEKVGDLLRVTLPRKRLAEVTDYQDLPSWRRLVVETGAALHAEVGGPLVAPMTLLKQEYRDEIFGGFAARRIPVRHVLLRPDETILRRRIDEREEVPGDPEASESVRRWCRDHLAPYRDALAWIGDDAHVVDTTGLSPAQVAERVADAVRGGAGACDIVQTPEPSGQTVAAGVLFFDERDRVLLVDPTYKPGWEFPGGVVETGEPPTRTGVREVAEELGLRLDGELRLLVVDWEPPHPPGHGGLRLLFDGGRLDAPSAAELLLPGDELRGWRFVTEQQAAGLLPPQRQQRLSWALRARERGRPVYLEAGEPGGAAPPVPLGGVPDPARP; from the coding sequence GTGATCGTCTGGCTGAACGGTGCGTTCGGTGCGGGCAAGACCACAACGGCCCGGGCTCTGGTGGACCTGCTCCCCGGCAGCAACCTCTACGACCCGGAGAAGGTCGGCGACCTGCTCCGGGTGACACTGCCCCGCAAACGGCTGGCGGAGGTCACCGACTACCAGGACCTGCCGTCGTGGCGGCGGCTGGTGGTGGAGACCGGGGCGGCGCTCCACGCCGAGGTGGGCGGCCCGCTGGTGGCCCCCATGACGCTGCTCAAACAGGAGTACCGGGACGAGATCTTCGGCGGCTTCGCAGCGCGCCGGATACCGGTCCGCCACGTCCTGCTCCGCCCCGACGAAACGATCCTTCGTCGGCGCATCGACGAGCGCGAGGAGGTGCCGGGCGACCCGGAGGCGAGCGAGTCCGTACGCCGCTGGTGCCGGGACCACCTCGCGCCGTACCGGGACGCGCTCGCCTGGATCGGCGACGACGCCCATGTGGTGGACACCACCGGGCTGAGCCCGGCCCAGGTCGCCGAACGCGTGGCGGACGCGGTACGGGGCGGCGCCGGCGCCTGCGACATCGTGCAGACCCCCGAGCCGTCCGGCCAGACCGTCGCCGCGGGGGTGCTGTTCTTCGACGAACGGGACCGGGTGCTGCTGGTCGATCCGACGTACAAGCCGGGCTGGGAGTTCCCCGGCGGGGTCGTGGAGACCGGCGAGCCGCCGACCCGGACCGGGGTGCGCGAGGTCGCCGAGGAGCTGGGGCTGCGGCTGGACGGGGAGCTGCGGCTCCTGGTGGTGGACTGGGAGCCGCCGCACCCGCCCGGCCACGGAGGACTGCGGCTGCTGTTCGACGGCGGCCGGCTCGACGCCCCGAGCGCCGCCGAACTCCTGTTGCCGGGCGACGAGTTGCGCGGCTGGCGGTTCGTCACCGAGCAGCAGGCGGCCGGGCTGCTGCCGCCTCAGCGGCAGCAGCGGCTCAGCTGGGCGCTGCGCGCCAGGGAGCGGGGCCGGCCGGTCTACCTGGAGGCGGGGGAGCCCGGCGGGGCGGCGCCGCCGGTGCCGCTGGGCGGCGTTCCGGACCCGGCGCGCCCCTGA
- a CDS encoding carbohydrate ABC transporter permease → MSGRGVAKAPAGAAAAAPAVTERPERGDGRRSGAARRGRWTPWLYLAPALLVLGGLLLYPIYQLVLISFLKYTQAQVSGGEPTTFEGLANYTRLFGDEQFWEVLTTTVVFAAVCVVATLAVGCALAVLLTRIRALPRLALMLAALGAWATPAITGSTVWVFLFDPDYGPVNRVLVWFGLGGFQDYSWTYGRYSAFALVLFEVVWCSFPFVMVTVYAGIKAIPQEVLEAASLDGASQWRIWRAVMAPMLRPILVVVTIQSIIWDFKVFTQIYVMTDGGGVAGQNLVLNVYAYQKAFASSQYSLGSAIGVVMLLILLVVTLVYLRLLRRRGEEL, encoded by the coding sequence ATGAGCGGCCGAGGCGTGGCGAAGGCTCCGGCCGGGGCGGCCGCGGCCGCCCCGGCGGTGACGGAGCGACCCGAGCGCGGGGACGGGCGCCGGTCCGGCGCCGCCCGGCGCGGGCGGTGGACCCCCTGGCTCTACCTGGCACCCGCCCTGCTGGTCCTCGGCGGACTGCTGCTCTACCCCATCTACCAACTCGTCCTGATCTCCTTCCTGAAGTACACCCAGGCCCAGGTCAGCGGCGGCGAACCCACCACCTTCGAGGGCCTGGCCAACTACACCCGGCTCTTCGGCGACGAGCAGTTCTGGGAGGTGCTGACCACCACCGTCGTCTTCGCCGCCGTCTGTGTCGTCGCCACCCTCGCCGTCGGCTGCGCGCTGGCCGTACTGCTCACCCGCATCCGCGCGCTGCCCCGGCTGGCGCTGATGCTGGCCGCGCTCGGCGCCTGGGCCACCCCCGCCATCACCGGCTCCACCGTCTGGGTCTTCCTCTTCGACCCCGACTACGGCCCGGTCAACCGGGTCCTGGTGTGGTTCGGGCTCGGCGGGTTCCAGGACTACTCGTGGACCTACGGCCGCTACAGCGCCTTCGCGCTGGTGCTCTTCGAGGTCGTGTGGTGCTCGTTCCCGTTCGTGATGGTGACCGTCTACGCGGGCATCAAGGCCATCCCCCAGGAGGTCCTGGAGGCCGCGTCGCTCGACGGCGCCTCGCAGTGGCGCATCTGGCGGGCGGTCATGGCGCCGATGCTCCGGCCGATCCTGGTCGTGGTCACCATCCAGTCCATCATCTGGGACTTCAAGGTCTTCACCCAGATCTACGTGATGACCGACGGCGGCGGCGTCGCCGGTCAGAACCTGGTCCTCAACGTCTACGCCTACCAGAAGGCCTTCGCGTCGTCGCAGTACAGCCTGGGCTCGGCGATCGGCGTGGTGATGCTGCTCATCCTGCTCGTGGTGACGCTGGTGTACCTGCGGCTGCTGCGCCGCAGGGGGGAGGAACTGTGA
- a CDS encoding SHOCT domain-containing protein: MTPLAQALAGPGGPGPWILLVPLVWALVVAGAVLVLRRTAWRGRPPWHGPRDGAGHGPSPATVLGRRFAAGQIDEDEYRRRLAVLDERSGTGSHEGGDS; this comes from the coding sequence ATGACACCCCTGGCACAGGCCCTCGCCGGGCCCGGCGGACCGGGCCCGTGGATCCTGTTGGTCCCGCTCGTCTGGGCCCTGGTGGTGGCCGGCGCGGTCCTTGTGCTGCGCCGCACCGCATGGCGTGGCCGGCCGCCCTGGCACGGGCCGCGCGACGGCGCTGGCCACGGTCCCTCGCCGGCCACCGTGCTGGGCCGCCGGTTCGCCGCCGGCCAGATCGACGAGGACGAGTACCGGCGCCGGCTGGCCGTCCTGGACGAGCGGTCAGGCACCGGGTCCCACGAGGGAGGTGACTCATGA
- a CDS encoding extracellular solute-binding protein encodes MKVRALSAARPAARVMAAVLLSALAAAGCAPSTSDNSAKGDAKSGTLRVWLFREVDNAPKEKVVDRAVAAFTARHQDVKVDISYIPVDTRAQKIKAAFNDPSSAPDLIEYGNTDTAGYVEDGGLADISKEFAAWPETADTDPTARRSVTVDGKVYGAPLFVGVRALYYRTDVFRELGIEVPRTLAEVAETAKRIRAERPELYGLAVGGAYTYGAMPFIWANGGELAREKDGRYTAAIDDPAARTGIRAYTSLFGDHNCPASACAQWGGNDTVQAFASGKAGMAIGGDFNHQAVESGAVKGRYAVVPLPGRRPGDIAPAFAGGNNIGVLKSSGHRTLAVELMKSLAGKETQAELFDAMGFLPTFTDVRAEAAKRRPFVAPFVKTLDAGTKFVPASPAWASIDSGLVLPTMFQEIVSGRKDVDDAAGAAADKMDEAFRS; translated from the coding sequence ATGAAGGTCCGCGCCCTCTCCGCCGCCCGGCCGGCGGCCCGGGTCATGGCGGCGGTGCTGCTCTCGGCGCTCGCCGCCGCCGGCTGTGCCCCGTCCACCTCGGACAACAGCGCCAAGGGCGACGCCAAGAGCGGCACCCTGCGGGTCTGGCTCTTCCGGGAGGTGGACAACGCGCCCAAGGAGAAGGTGGTGGACCGGGCCGTCGCCGCCTTCACCGCACGCCACCAGGACGTCAAGGTGGACATCTCCTACATTCCCGTCGACACCCGGGCCCAGAAGATCAAGGCCGCCTTCAACGACCCCAGCAGCGCCCCGGACCTGATCGAGTACGGCAACACCGACACCGCCGGGTACGTCGAGGACGGCGGACTCGCCGACATCAGCAAGGAGTTCGCCGCCTGGCCGGAGACCGCGGACACCGACCCGACGGCCCGGCGGTCCGTCACCGTGGACGGCAAGGTCTACGGCGCGCCGCTCTTCGTCGGCGTCCGGGCGCTGTACTACCGCACCGACGTCTTCCGGGAGCTGGGCATCGAGGTGCCGCGGACCCTGGCGGAGGTGGCGGAGACGGCGAAGCGCATCCGCGCCGAGCGACCGGAACTGTACGGGCTCGCGGTCGGCGGCGCGTACACCTACGGGGCCATGCCGTTCATCTGGGCCAACGGGGGCGAACTCGCCCGGGAGAAGGACGGCCGGTACACCGCGGCCATCGACGACCCGGCCGCCCGCACCGGCATCCGCGCCTACACCTCCCTCTTCGGCGACCACAACTGCCCGGCGTCCGCCTGCGCCCAGTGGGGCGGCAACGACACGGTGCAGGCATTCGCCTCCGGGAAGGCGGGGATGGCCATCGGCGGTGACTTCAACCACCAGGCGGTGGAGAGCGGCGCGGTCAAGGGCCGTTACGCCGTGGTGCCGCTGCCCGGCCGCCGCCCCGGCGACATCGCCCCCGCCTTCGCGGGCGGCAACAACATCGGCGTCCTCAAGAGCAGCGGCCACCGCACGCTCGCCGTGGAGCTGATGAAGTCCCTGGCCGGCAAGGAGACCCAGGCCGAGCTGTTCGACGCGATGGGCTTCCTGCCCACCTTCACCGACGTCCGCGCCGAGGCGGCGAAGCGCAGGCCGTTCGTCGCCCCCTTCGTCAAGACGCTCGACGCCGGCACCAAGTTCGTGCCCGCCTCACCCGCCTGGGCGTCCATCGACTCCGGGCTGGTCCTGCCCACCATGTTCCAGGAGATCGTCAGCGGCCGGAAGGACGTGGACGACGCCGCCGGGGCCGCCGCGGACAAGATGGACGAGGCGTTCCGCTCATGA
- a CDS encoding dipeptidase, which translates to MDLAESVASLLPRARTELAEFVAFRSVADEAQFPRSECEGAARWAADALRAEGFQDVALLDTPDGTQSVYGHLPGPAGAPTVLLYAHYDVQPPLDEDAWLSPPFELTERDGRWYGRGAADCKGGLIMHLIALRALKATGGIPVGVKVIVEGSEEQGTGGLERYAEEHPELLTADTIVIGDCGNFRVGLPTVTATLRGMTMVRVEVDTLAGNLHSGQFGGAAPDALAALIRILDSLRAEDGSTTVAGLAADAEWDGLQYPEEDFRRDAKVLDGVELIGSGTVADRIWARPAVTVIGIDCPPVIGATPSVQAGARALVSLRVPPGTDAAEATKLLTAHLENAAPWGARVRVEQVGQGQPFRADTSSPAYTAMSEAMREAYDGIPMAIAGQGGSIPLCNTLAALYPEAEILLIGLSEPEAQIHAVNESVSPEELERLSLTEALFLRKYAASRAG; encoded by the coding sequence ATGGATCTGGCCGAGTCCGTCGCATCCCTGCTTCCCCGTGCCCGCACCGAGCTGGCCGAATTCGTGGCCTTCCGGTCGGTCGCGGACGAGGCCCAGTTCCCCCGGAGCGAGTGCGAGGGCGCCGCCCGCTGGGCCGCCGACGCGCTGCGCGCCGAGGGTTTCCAGGACGTCGCGCTGCTGGACACCCCGGACGGGACCCAGTCGGTGTACGGCCACCTGCCCGGACCGGCCGGCGCCCCGACCGTGCTGCTCTACGCCCACTACGACGTGCAGCCGCCGCTGGACGAGGACGCCTGGCTCTCCCCGCCGTTCGAGCTGACCGAGCGGGACGGTCGCTGGTACGGGCGGGGCGCCGCCGACTGCAAGGGCGGCCTGATCATGCACCTGATCGCGCTGCGGGCGCTGAAGGCGACCGGGGGCATCCCGGTCGGCGTCAAGGTGATCGTGGAGGGCTCCGAGGAGCAGGGCACCGGCGGTCTGGAGCGGTACGCCGAGGAGCACCCGGAGCTGCTCACCGCCGACACCATCGTGATCGGCGACTGCGGGAACTTCCGGGTCGGGCTCCCCACGGTCACCGCCACCCTGCGCGGGATGACCATGGTGCGGGTGGAGGTGGACACGCTCGCCGGCAACCTGCACTCCGGGCAGTTCGGCGGGGCGGCCCCGGACGCGCTGGCCGCGCTGATCCGCATCCTGGACTCGCTGCGCGCCGAGGACGGCTCCACCACGGTCGCCGGCCTGGCCGCGGACGCCGAGTGGGACGGGCTGCAGTACCCCGAGGAGGACTTCCGCCGGGACGCCAAGGTGCTGGACGGCGTGGAGCTGATCGGTTCCGGCACCGTCGCCGACCGGATCTGGGCGCGTCCGGCGGTGACCGTGATCGGCATCGACTGCCCGCCGGTCATCGGCGCCACCCCCTCGGTGCAGGCGGGCGCACGGGCGCTGGTCAGCCTGCGGGTGCCGCCGGGCACCGATGCCGCCGAGGCGACCAAGCTGCTCACCGCGCACCTGGAGAACGCCGCCCCGTGGGGCGCCCGGGTGCGGGTGGAGCAGGTCGGCCAGGGGCAGCCGTTCCGGGCGGACACCAGCAGCCCGGCGTACACCGCGATGAGCGAGGCGATGCGGGAGGCGTACGACGGCATCCCGATGGCGATCGCCGGACAGGGCGGCTCCATCCCGCTGTGCAACACCCTCGCCGCGCTCTACCCCGAGGCGGAGATCCTGCTCATCGGGCTGAGCGAGCCGGAGGCGCAGATCCACGCGGTCAACGAGAGCGTCTCGCCGGAGGAGCTGGAGCGGCTGTCGCTCACCGAGGCGCTGTTCCTGCGCAAGTACGCGGCGTCCCGGGCGGGCTGA
- a CDS encoding geranylgeranyl reductase family protein: MSSDSATGNETSAAGRGDRPVWDVVVVGAGPAGASAAYAAACAGRRVLLLEKAELPRYKTCGGGIIGPSREALPPGFELPLRERVHAVTFSLNGKLSRTRRSKQPLFSLINRPEFDAALVEAAKEAGAEVRTGTAVTRVEQHGPAVPDRRTVAVVLADGETVLARAVVGADGSASRIGAHVGVKLDQVDLGLEAEIPVPPTVAEDWAGRVLIDWGPIPGSYGWVFPKGDTLTVGVISARGEGAGTKRYLEDFIARLGLAGFEPSISSGHLTRCRADDSPLSRGRVLVCGDAAGLLEPWTREGISFALRSGRLAGEWAVRIAEAHDAVDARRQALNYAFAIKAGLGVEMGVGRRLYGAFARRPGVFHAALTGFRPAWRAFTKITRGSTTLAEIVRTHPAARRAVTALDRG, encoded by the coding sequence GTGAGCAGCGACAGCGCAACCGGGAACGAGACCTCCGCGGCGGGGCGTGGTGACCGGCCGGTCTGGGATGTCGTGGTGGTCGGAGCCGGTCCGGCGGGCGCCTCCGCGGCCTACGCGGCCGCCTGCGCCGGGCGCCGGGTGCTGCTGCTGGAGAAGGCCGAGCTGCCCCGCTACAAGACCTGCGGCGGCGGCATCATCGGCCCGTCCCGCGAGGCCCTGCCGCCGGGCTTCGAACTCCCGCTGCGGGAGCGCGTGCACGCCGTGACGTTCTCCCTCAACGGCAAGCTCTCCCGCACCCGCCGGTCCAAGCAGCCGCTGTTCTCCCTCATCAACCGGCCCGAGTTCGACGCCGCGCTGGTCGAGGCGGCCAAGGAGGCGGGCGCGGAGGTCCGTACCGGCACCGCGGTGACCCGGGTGGAGCAGCACGGCCCGGCCGTCCCGGACCGGCGGACCGTCGCGGTGGTCCTCGCCGACGGGGAGACGGTGCTGGCCCGCGCGGTGGTCGGCGCGGACGGCAGCGCCAGCCGGATAGGGGCGCACGTCGGGGTCAAGCTGGACCAGGTGGACCTCGGGCTGGAGGCGGAGATCCCGGTCCCGCCGACCGTCGCCGAGGACTGGGCGGGCCGGGTGCTCATCGACTGGGGCCCGATCCCGGGCAGTTACGGCTGGGTCTTCCCCAAGGGCGACACCCTCACCGTCGGCGTGATCTCGGCGCGCGGGGAGGGCGCGGGCACCAAGCGCTACCTGGAGGACTTCATCGCCCGGCTGGGTCTGGCCGGCTTCGAGCCGAGCATCTCCTCGGGCCACCTCACGCGCTGCCGCGCGGACGACTCGCCGCTGTCCCGGGGCCGGGTCCTGGTCTGCGGGGACGCCGCCGGGCTGCTGGAGCCGTGGACCCGGGAGGGCATCTCCTTCGCGCTGCGCTCCGGGCGGCTGGCGGGGGAGTGGGCGGTGCGCATCGCCGAGGCGCACGACGCGGTGGACGCCCGCCGGCAGGCGCTGAACTACGCCTTCGCCATCAAGGCCGGACTGGGTGTGGAGATGGGCGTGGGCCGCCGGCTGTACGGGGCGTTCGCCCGCCGGCCCGGGGTGTTCCACGCCGCGCTCACCGGCTTCCGGCCCGCCTGGCGCGCCTTCACGAAGATCACCCGCGGCTCCACCACGCTGGCCGAGATCGTCCGTACCCACCCCGCCGCGCGGCGCGCGGTCACCGCGCTCGACCGCGGCTGA
- a CDS encoding response regulator transcription factor: MRVLLADDQVLVRAGFRALLDAQPDISVVGEAADGEAAVAQVASLRPDVVLMDIRMPVLDGLAATRRITGAPELDRVKVVMLTTFELDEYVFEAIRSGASGFLVKDTEPDELLRAVRAVVGGDALLSPSVTRRLIAEFAARSKQPAGGDRLARLTEREREVMALVGIGLTNEEIARRLVVSPLTAKTHVSRTMVKLGARDRAQLVVLAYETGLVRPGWLG; encoded by the coding sequence ATCCGGGTACTCCTCGCCGACGACCAGGTGCTGGTGCGCGCGGGGTTCCGCGCCCTGCTCGATGCCCAGCCGGACATCTCGGTGGTCGGTGAGGCGGCCGACGGTGAGGCGGCCGTGGCCCAGGTCGCCTCCCTCCGCCCGGACGTGGTGCTGATGGACATCCGGATGCCGGTGCTCGACGGGCTGGCGGCCACCCGCCGGATCACCGGCGCCCCGGAACTCGACCGGGTGAAGGTGGTGATGCTCACCACCTTCGAACTCGACGAGTACGTCTTCGAGGCGATCCGCTCGGGCGCCTCCGGGTTCCTGGTCAAGGACACCGAACCGGACGAACTGCTGCGCGCGGTACGGGCCGTGGTGGGCGGCGACGCCCTGCTGTCGCCGAGCGTCACCCGCCGTCTGATCGCCGAGTTCGCCGCCCGCTCCAAGCAGCCGGCGGGCGGCGACCGGCTGGCCCGGCTCACCGAACGGGAGCGGGAGGTGATGGCCCTGGTCGGCATCGGGCTGACCAACGAGGAGATCGCCCGCCGCCTGGTGGTGAGCCCGCTCACCGCGAAGACCCATGTGAGCCGCACCATGGTGAAACTGGGCGCGCGCGACCGTGCCCAACTCGTCGTCCTCGCCTACGAGACGGGCCTGGTCCGGCCCGGCTGGCTCGGCTGA
- a CDS encoding TetR/AcrR family transcriptional regulator, with protein sequence MSAIRGARERARTEVTAAIKEEARRQLAERGAGELSLRAVARELGMVSSALYRYYRSRDELLTALIVDAYDAIGAAAETALATSEGEAPAGRWTAVCTAVRAWALAHPHEYALIYGSPVPGYSAPQDTNLPAGRVALALIEVVRAARAAGALREPAAGEVPEPLLADARHLAGELGVELPAAVLARLVAAWAQLFGLVSFEVFGHFHGIVGAREEFFTRAVADLARGAGLADAPPRQAGAVLPGE encoded by the coding sequence ATGAGTGCCATCCGAGGGGCCAGGGAACGGGCCCGTACCGAGGTCACCGCGGCCATCAAGGAAGAGGCCCGCAGACAGCTCGCCGAGCGCGGCGCGGGCGAGCTGTCCCTGCGCGCCGTCGCCCGGGAGCTGGGCATGGTCTCCTCGGCGCTGTACCGCTACTACCGCAGCCGGGACGAGCTGCTGACCGCCCTGATCGTCGACGCCTACGACGCGATCGGCGCCGCCGCGGAGACCGCCCTCGCCACCTCCGAGGGGGAGGCCCCGGCCGGCCGCTGGACCGCGGTGTGCACGGCGGTACGGGCCTGGGCGCTGGCCCATCCGCACGAGTACGCCCTCATCTACGGCTCGCCGGTGCCCGGTTACTCGGCACCCCAGGACACCAACCTCCCGGCCGGCCGGGTCGCGCTGGCCCTCATCGAGGTGGTCCGCGCGGCCCGTGCCGCCGGAGCGCTGCGGGAACCGGCGGCCGGGGAGGTGCCCGAACCGCTGCTGGCCGACGCCCGCCACCTCGCCGGAGAACTCGGCGTCGAGCTGCCGGCCGCGGTCCTGGCCCGGCTCGTCGCCGCCTGGGCACAGCTCTTCGGCCTGGTGAGCTTCGAGGTGTTCGGTCATTTCCACGGCATCGTGGGGGCGCGGGAGGAGTTCTTCACCCGCGCCGTGGCGGACCTGGCGCGCGGCGCCGGGCTGGCGGACGCCCCGCCGCGGCAGGCGGGGGCCGTACTCCCCGGGGAGTAG
- a CDS encoding nitroreductase/quinone reductase family protein, giving the protein MTRHTAYYVKSGRMETALVHRPIAWLVRRGITLNGKSELAVRGRTSGEWRTVPVNPLPLGGHRYLVAPRGTTQWVRNLRAAGGGELRVGRRAEPFTAVEITDEEKPAVLHAYLDRWGREVGRFFDGVGAGSPPEELRRIAPRHPVFRIAPVPA; this is encoded by the coding sequence ATGACCCGGCACACCGCGTACTACGTGAAGTCCGGCCGGATGGAGACCGCCCTGGTCCACCGGCCCATCGCCTGGCTGGTCCGGCGCGGGATCACCCTCAACGGCAAGAGCGAGCTGGCCGTCCGCGGCCGTACCAGCGGGGAGTGGCGGACGGTGCCGGTGAACCCGCTCCCCCTGGGCGGGCACCGGTACCTGGTCGCCCCGCGCGGCACCACCCAGTGGGTGCGGAACCTGCGGGCGGCCGGCGGCGGCGAGCTGCGGGTGGGCCGGCGCGCCGAGCCGTTCACCGCCGTGGAGATCACCGACGAGGAGAAGCCGGCCGTGCTCCACGCCTACCTCGACCGCTGGGGCCGGGAGGTCGGGCGGTTCTTCGACGGGGTGGGCGCCGGTTCGCCGCCGGAGGAGCTGCGGCGGATCGCGCCCCGGCACCCGGTCTTCCGGATCGCCCCGGTCCCGGCGTGA
- a CDS encoding carbohydrate ABC transporter permease — protein sequence MRVPRIRKPWRLVAEATALLVAAVVAFPLYWMVLSALKPAGEVQSTEPRPWTLHPSLDAFRRVLDQEDFGRYFLNSLLVAGTVVIASALIAFLAATAVTRFKFRFRTTLLVMFLVAQMVPVEALTIPMFFLMRDMGESVPAIGLNTLGSLILPHIAFSLPFAIWMLRGFVRAVPESLEEQAALDGASRTRFLWQILFPLVLPGLVATSVFSFISAWNDFLFARTFIISDTENSTLPMALLVFFKDEGNDWGGIMAASTLMTIPVLIFFVLVQRRLVSGLGGAVKE from the coding sequence GTGCGCGTCCCGCGTATCCGCAAGCCCTGGCGGCTGGTGGCCGAGGCGACCGCCCTGCTGGTGGCCGCCGTCGTCGCCTTCCCGCTGTACTGGATGGTGCTGTCGGCACTGAAGCCGGCCGGTGAGGTGCAGTCCACCGAGCCCCGGCCCTGGACCCTGCACCCCTCGCTGGACGCCTTCCGGCGCGTGCTGGACCAGGAGGACTTCGGGCGCTACTTCCTCAACAGCCTGCTGGTGGCCGGGACGGTGGTGATCGCCTCCGCGCTGATCGCCTTCCTGGCCGCCACCGCCGTCACCCGCTTCAAGTTCCGCTTCCGCACCACGCTGCTGGTGATGTTCCTGGTGGCGCAGATGGTGCCGGTCGAGGCGCTCACCATCCCGATGTTCTTCCTGATGCGGGACATGGGGGAGAGCGTGCCGGCGATCGGGCTGAACACCCTCGGTTCGCTGATCCTGCCGCACATCGCCTTCTCGCTGCCGTTCGCGATCTGGATGCTGCGCGGCTTCGTGCGGGCCGTCCCCGAGTCGCTGGAGGAACAGGCCGCGCTCGACGGCGCCAGCCGCACCCGCTTCCTGTGGCAGATCCTCTTTCCGCTGGTCCTGCCCGGACTGGTGGCGACGAGCGTGTTCTCCTTCATCTCCGCCTGGAACGACTTCCTCTTCGCCCGCACCTTCATCATCAGCGACACCGAGAACTCCACCCTGCCGATGGCGCTGCTGGTCTTCTTCAAGGACGAGGGCAACGACTGGGGCGGCATCATGGCCGCGTCCACCCTCATGACCATCCCGGTGCTGATCTTCTTCGTCCTGGTCCAGCGGCGGCTGGTCTCCGGGCTGGGCGGCGCGGTGAAGGAATAG